One genomic window of Glycine soja cultivar W05 chromosome 9, ASM419377v2, whole genome shotgun sequence includes the following:
- the LOC114425275 gene encoding binding partner of ACD11 1-like, translating to MTSMYSGGYTALVTNLSPRATEDDVRNFFTYCGLIEHIEILRSGEYAPTAYVTYRDAYALETALLLNGSMILDQCIFISRYEAYVNDYDNWSNHASNPEYSITTSQDVHMDKFVASPGEALTMAQVVVKTMVAKGYVLGKDAFVMAKAFDESHSVSSTAATKVAELSNKIGLTDTINSGIETFKSVDEKYHVTDFTKSAATVTGTTAIVVASVTGKAAVAAGTAIANSSYFAKGALWVSDVLTRAAKAAADLGQNEKK from the exons ATGACAAGTATGTATAGTGGTGGTTACACTGCTCTAGTTACAAACTTATCCCCAAGAGCAACAGAGGATGATGTGCGCAATTTTTTCACATACTGTGGTTTGATTGAGCATATTGAAATATTAAG ATCTGGTGAATATGCGCCTACTGCATATGTGACTTACCGGGATGCTTATGCCCTGGAAACTGCATTATTGCTAAAT ggATCAATGATATTGGACCAATGTATATTCATTTCACGCTATGAAGCTTATGTAAATGACTATGATAATTGGAGCAATCATGCATCAAATCCTGAATACAGTATTACAACCTCACAG GATGTTCACATGGATAAGTTTGTTGCTTCCCCTGGAGAAGCACTAACTATGGCTCAGGTGGTTGTCAAAACAATGGTGGCTAAGGGATATGTATTGGGCAAAGATGCATTTGTCATGGCAAAAGCTTTCGATGAATCTCATAGTGTATCATCTACAGCAGCAACCAAGGTTGCTGAACTCAGCAATAAAATTGGGTTGACTGATACCATTAATTCAGGGATTGAAACTTTTAAGTCTGTGGATGAGAAATATCATGTCACAGATTTCACCAAATCAGCTGCAACAGTGACAGGAACAACAGCTATAGTCGTTGCATCAGTTACCGGAAAAGCTGCTGTGGCGGCTGGAACTGCTATAGCCAACAGTAGCTACTTTGCCAAAGGTGCTCTTTGGGTTTCGGATGTGTTGACACGTGCAGCGAAAGCGGCTGCCGATTTGGGTCagaatgaaaagaaatga
- the LOC114367410 gene encoding transcription factor PRE6-like, giving the protein MSSRRSRQHSGSTRISDDQIIELVSKLRQLVPEIRNRRSDKVSASKVLQETCNYIRSLHREVSDLSERLSQLLTTIDADSAEAGIIRSLLNQ; this is encoded by the exons ATGTCTAGCCGAAGATCCAGACAACATTCAGGGTCTACAAGGATCTCCGATGACCAAATCATCGAACTTGTTTCCAAATTGCGCCAACTTGTTCCTGAGATTCGCAATAGGCGATCTGACAAG GTTTCAGCGTCGAAGGTCCTACAAGAGACCTGCAACTACATCAGAAGCTTGCACAGAGAGGTGAGTGACTTGAGCGAGCGACTGTCTCAGTTGTTGACCACAATTGATGCTGATAGTGCTGAAGCTGGAATCATTAGGAGCCTACTTAATCAATGA